In Ptychodera flava strain L36383 unplaced genomic scaffold, AS_Pfla_20210202 Scaffold_31__1_contigs__length_3010019_pilon, whole genome shotgun sequence, the following are encoded in one genomic region:
- the LOC139127430 gene encoding uncharacterized protein translates to MAIKSKVPIIHLMEKHIHPSKQVNKTRNKIKKNLDALPVSQYSMNEAIAEGRDLFLQSMRKLEECDILHSKVLPGVSAARLTIQLLIEQVDTVKEEIVSIIKLLWPSIIAGDSKYTSCSRREAVFSSFHKARLSPALQDQVQAICSKTTKGHTSSVIQTTITRAFFESLLLRREKVEKAADDDTNLMMDKTEENVLRYACGYVPMALSRQLQRRGAAFHTMVEVLSAMRTTKEQAPTFLSYTTEWISRENRGGLYVVNDKTYLFFRRVEHFVRLNQGTLIYQNQSLKQIVIDSILADRVALSYWSDLCSSLTDNSALELLNMCIKLWVNIRGHSTARQIIEEYRLAELKSKRSKKGIRKELKECQKKE, encoded by the exons ATGGCCATAAAATCAAAG GTCCCAATAATACATCTGATGGAAAAACACATTCACCCATCCAAACAAGTTAACAAgacaagaaataaaataaagaagAATTTAG ATGCATTGCCTGTTTCACAATATTCGATGAATGAGGCCATTGCAGAAGGGAGAGATTTGTTTCTTCAATCCATGAGGAAGTTGGAGGAGTGCGATATTTTACACAGCAAGGTATTGCCAGGGGTGTCTGCAGCTAGATTAACCATTCAGCTGTTAATTGAGCAAGTGGACACTGTGAAAGAAGAAATTGTTTCAATTATTAAATTGTTATGGCCTTCAATCATCGCTGGGGATTCCAAATACACTTCATGCAGCCGAAGAGAAGCGGTGTTCTCATCATTCCACAAAGCCAGGCTGTCCCCAGCACTACAAGACCAGGTTCAAGCCATTTGCAGCAAAACAACAAAGGGACATACATCATCTGTGATCCAGACTACCATTACCCGAGCTTTTTTCGAGTCACTTCTGTTAAGGAGAGAAAAAGTTGAAAAGGCAGCTGATGATGACACCAATTTGATGATGGATAAAACAGAAGAAAATGTCCTCCGCTATGCCTGTGGATATGTGCCCATGGCACTGTCTCGGCAACTGCAACGTCGTGGGGCAGCCTTTCATACAATGGTTGAAGTGCTTTCTGCAATGAGAACCACCAAAGAACAGGCACCAACATTTTTGTCATACACTACTGAATGGATCAGTCGGGAAAATCGTGGTGGACTGTATGTTGTCAATGACAAGACATATTTATTCTTTCGTCGGGTTGAACACTTTGTCAGACTTAACCAAGGTACACTAATTTATCAAAATCAATCACTTAAGCAGATTGTAATAGACAGCATTTTGGCAGACAGAGTTGCTCTTTCATATTGGTCTGATCTCTGTTCAAGTTTGACTGACAACTCTGCACTAGAGTTATTAAATATGTGCATCAAGCTATGGGTCAACATACGAGGCCATTCTACTGCTAGACAAATAATTGAGGAATATAGACTAGCTGAGCTGAAGTCAAAACGTAGCAAGAAAGGAATACGAAAAGAACTGAAAGAATGCCAAAAGAAAGAATGA